In the genome of Populus nigra chromosome 9, ddPopNigr1.1, whole genome shotgun sequence, one region contains:
- the LOC133702575 gene encoding receptor-like protein kinase FERONIA has translation MKTASPNGNSLLAPVMFLPFFFIACCTVPSSADKPSYYMPPDSIAVDCSPSVSPLDAGFPNDKKYEIDFSTVSRVYAVDPSSSEKPRISACIFYKQFNWSFSVSDGPKFIRLYFKLVTYSGLNISKALFSINVGPYTLITTSESSYSKYSPNSDYAIREFGVNMNGQILNVTFTPSPKVFGAYAFINKIEIFSMPSKLYIQEDAPFSLVGQPSHYFMRNSTALEMMYRMNIGGDVISDLEDTCMFRRWTRDDDYFTSNDGNTSIVESEVEVNSSLLVPTYAAPLQVYTSARTILHTSESKYRATWLCPVDHGFYYLVRLHFCEISRIIKRGGQRVFSIYINNQTAEDHVDVFNWSHGTGIPIYRDYIVNFSRYGEGIEYLSVAIGSYNGSSAEYGRPILNGLEIFKLSDISNNLAGIHPFGIIVASHPNFCVRNDAVISRVCTGLLFALTAIGLLGLFCLFFSSLSKEQRESSKQDQSSGRCRTFTIAETKSATNNFADNLLIGNGGFGTVYKGSIDGGISSIAIKRANPSAHQGLKEFQTEISMLSRLRHSHLVSLIGYCMEEKEMILVYEYMAQGTLRDHLYKTQKPPLQWKQRLRICIGAARGLHYLHTGAKHTIIHRDIKSTNILLDEKWVPKVSDFGLSKLGPNNMTESKTHVSIIVKGSFGYLDPEYYRRQKLTEKSDVYSFGVVLFEVLCARPAVIPMGEIEEEEHEKVSLAEWALHCCQMGTLDQIIDPYLRGKIVPDCFKTFTEIARKCLADRGSERPSMGDVLWNLELAMKQQEGAGQQEAGSVRKEVNRRKNDDLSIMIDGQRCSGFDISDPTPGVEFSEIMSPTGR, from the coding sequence ATGAAGACCGCAAGCCCAAATGGAAACTCATTGCTTGCTCCCGTCATgtttcttcctttcttcttcaTTGCCTGTTGCACAGTCCCCTCCTCTGCTGATAAGCCATCATATTACATGCCCCCTGACAGCATTGCAGTGGATTGTTCTCCATCAGTTTCACCACTTGATGCTGGATTCcctaatgataaaaaatatgaaattgatttctCAACAGTTTCAAGAGTATACGCCGTAGATCCTAGCAGCAGCGAAAAACCGAGAATTTCTGCTTGCATCTTCTACAAGCAGTTCAACTGGTCATTTAGTGTCTCTGATGGCCCCAAGTTCATTCGACTTTACTTCAAACTAGTCACATATTCAGGGTTAAACATATCTAAGGCCTTGTTCTCCATCAACGTTGGTCCGTATACACTAATAACTACTTCAGAGTCATCCTATTCTAAATATTCCCCAAATAGTGATTATGCTATCAGGGAATTCGGTGTCAATATGAATGGCCAGATATTAAATGTAACTTTCACCCCTTCACCTAAGGTTTTCGGTGCCTATGCTTTTATCAACAAGATTGAGATATTCTCAATGCCATCAAAGCTTTACATACAAGAAGATGCTCCATTTTCACTTGTAGGACAGCCTTCTCATTATTTCATGAGGAATTCTACAGCCCTCGAGATGATGTACAGGATGAACATAGGAGGAGATGTGATCTCTGATCTAGAAGATACTTGCATGTTTCGTCGCTGGACCAGGGATGATGATTATTTCACGAGTAATGATGGAAACACAAGTATTGTTGAATCAGAAGTTGAAGTCAACTCGAGTTTGCTGGTGCCCACATATGCTGCTCCACTCCAAGTTTATACCTCTGCCAGGACAATTCTACACACATCTGAAAGCAAATACCGAGCCACATGGTTGTGCCCAGTCGATCATGGTTTCTATTACCTTGTTAGGCTCCATTTCTGCGAGATTTCGAGAATAATTAAGCGAGGCGGTCAACGAGTTTTCAGCATTTATATCAACAATCAAACTGCTGAGGATCACGTAGATGTTTTCAATTGGAGCCATGGGACTGGAATTCCCATTTACAGAGACTACATAGTGAACTTTTCAAGGTATGGTGAAGGCATAGAGTATCTATCTGTTGCAATAGGAAGTTATAATGGATCATCTGCAGAATATGGCCGTCCAATTTTAAACGGGCTGGAAATTTTCAAGTTGTCTGACATTTCCAACAATCTTGCGGGTATTCATCCATTTGGGATAATAGTTGCCTCGCATCCAAATTTTTGTGTACGCAATGATGCGGTGATTTCCCGGGTATGCACTGGTCTTTTGTTTGCTCTTACGGCAATAGGATTGCTGGGcctcttttgtttatttttttcctctctttcaaAGGAGCAGCGTGAATCCTCTAAGCAAGATCAATCCTCAGGCCGCTGCCGAACTTTTACAATTGCTGAGACAAAATCAGCAACCAATAATTTTGCAGATAACTTACTCATTGGAAACGGTGGGTTTGGGACAGTCTACAAGGGATCAATTGATGGTGGCATATCAAGCATCGCTATAAAGCGCGCCAATCCAAGTGCACACCAGGGTTTGAAAGAGTTCCAAACTGAAATCTCCATGCTCTCAAGGCTCAGGCACAGCCACCTAGTATCTTTGATCGGATATTGCATGGAGGAAAAAGAAATGATACTCGTTTATGAGTATATGGCTCAAGGCACACTGCGTGATCATCTCTACAAGACACAGAAACCCCCTCTTCAATGGAAACAGAGGCTTAGGATTTGTATTGGTGCCGCACGAGGGCTGCACTACCTTCACACGGGTGCAAAACATACTATCATTCACCGTGACATCAAGAGCACTAACATCTTGTTGGATGAAAAATGGGTGCCAAAGGTTTCAGATTTTGGGTTATCAAAACTTGGTCCTAACAACATGACAGAGTCTAAGACACATGTTTCAATAATTGTTAAAGGTAGTTTCGGCTATCTGGATCCAGAGTATTATCGACGTCAAAAACTAACTGAAAAATCTGATGTGTACTCATTCGGGGTGGTGTTGTTTGAGGTTCTATGTGCTAGGCCTGCTGTGATCCCTATGGGAGAAATTGAAGAGGAAGAGCATGAAAAAGTGAGTTTAGCTGAGTGGGCATTGCATTGCTGTCAAATGGGGACCCTTGATCAGATAATCGATCCATATCTAAGAGGTAAGATAGTTCCTGACTGTTTCAAGACTTTCACAGAAATAGCAAGGAAATGTTTGGCGGATAGGGGAAGTGAAAGGCCGTCAATGGGTGATGTATTGTGGAATTTGGAGCTTGCAATGAAGCAGCAGGAAGGTGCCGGCCAGCAAGAGGCCGGCAGTGTTCGAAAAGAGGTCAATCGGAGGAAGAATGATGATTTGTCCATAATGATTGATGGTCAACGCTGCAGTGGCTTTGATATTTCAGATCCAACCCCAGGGGTGGAGTTTTCTGAGATTATGTCTCCGACTGGACGTTGA
- the LOC133702817 gene encoding subtilisin-like protease SBT5.4 translates to MRLSIISSPLLLSFFILSLLQPPTFAIKKSYVVYLGSHSHGLKPTQTDIDRVTDSHYELLGLFTESKEKAKEKIFYSYTNSINGFSAVLEEEEASALAKHPDVISVFLNKARKLHTTHSWGFLGLEKDGVVPPSSLWKKARYGEDVIIGNLDTGVWPESKSFSDEGLGPVPSKWRGICQNATKEGVPCNRKLIGARYFNKGYGSIVGHLNSSFQTARDIEGHGTHTLSTAAGNFVPGANVFGNGKGTAKGGSPRARVAAYKVCWPAVGVNEGGCYEADILAGFDVAISDGVDVLSVSLGGAIDEYSDDAIAIGSFHAFKKGITVVASAGNSGPGPGSVSNVAPWLITVGASTLDRAFTIYVALGNRKHLKGVSLSQKSLPARKFYPLISGARAKASNQSEEDANLCKPGTLDSKKVKGKILVCLRGVNPRVEKGHVALLAGAVGMILANDEESGNGILADAHLLPAAHIISTDGQAVFSYLNSTKDPWAYITNVRTELGTKPAPFMASFSSRGPNILEESILKPDITAPGVSVIAAFTLATGPTDAAYDKRRIPFNTESGTSMSCPHVSGIVGLLKSLHPDWSPAAIRSAIMTTATTRDNNGDPILDSSNTRATPFAYGAGHVQPNRAADPGLVYDLTVNDFLNYLCSRGYTAKGLKLFTDKPYTCPKSFSLTDFNYPSISAINLNDTITVTRRVKNVGSPGKYYIHVREPTGVLVSVTPITLEFKKLGEEKTFKVTFKLSPKWKLKDYTFGILTWSDGKHFVRSPLVVRPYWSH, encoded by the exons ATGAGGCTTTCAATTATCAGCTCTCCATTACTTCTTTCATtctttattctctctcttttacaGCCACCAACTTTTGCCATAAAAAAG TCTTATGTAGTGTATTTGGGATCACATTCACATGGTTTGAAGCCTACTCAGACTGATATTGACCGAGTCACAGATTCTCATTATGAATTGCTGGGATTATTCACTGAAag CAAAGAGAAGGCAAAGGAGAAAATCTTTTACTCTTACACTAACAGCATAAATGGTTTTTCCGCGGTCCTTGAAGAGGAAGAGGCATCAGCACTTGCCA AACACCCGGACGTGATATCAGTTTTCTTGAACAAAGCAAGGAAACTGCACACGACACATTCATGGGGCTTTCTTGGATTAGAGAAAGATGGGGTGGTTCCTCCATCCTCGCTTTGGAAGAAAGCGAGATACGGTGAAGATGTGATCATTGGTAACCTCGACACTG GTGTTTGGCCGGAATCGAAGAGCTTTAGTGATGAGGGACTGGGTCCAGTTCCATCAAAGTGGAGAGGAATCTGTCAGAATGCAACCAAAGAAGGTGTTCCTTGCAACAG GAAGCTGATTGGAGCCAGGTACTTTAACAAGGGTTATGGTTCAATTGTTGGCCATCTCAACTCCAGCTTTCAAACTGCACGCGATATTGAGGGCCATGGAACTCATACCCTATCAACAGCAGCTGGTAATTTTGTTCCAGGAGCTAATGTATTTGGTAATGGCAAGGGAACTGCCAAGGGCGGATCGCCTCGTGCCCGTGTAGCAGCTTACAAGGTATGCTGGCCAGCTGTAGGTGTGAATGAGGGTGGGTGCTATGAAGCAGACATCTTGGCCGGCTTCGATGTTGCCATAAGCGATGGCGTTGACGTGCTCTCAGTTTCCCTGGGTGGGGCTATCGATGAATACTCGGATGATGCTATTGCAATCGGTTCTTTCCATGCTTTCAAGAAGGGTATTACTGTGGTTGCCTCTGCTGGCAATTCAGGACCAGGACCAGGATCGGTATCAAATGTGGCACCTTGGCTGATAACAGTTGGTGCCAGCACACTTGATCGTGCCTTCACAATCTATGTTGCACTTGGAAACAGGAAGCACCTCaag GGAGTAAGTCTTTCACAAAAAAGCTTGCCTGCTAGAAAATTCTATCCATTGATCAGTGGTGCACGGGCAAAGGCTTCTAATCAGTCTGAAGAAGATGC CAACCTTTGCAAACCTGGAACACTTGATTCCAAAAAGGTTAAAGGGAAGATATTGGTATGCCTTCGAGGGGTAAATCCAAGAGTAGAAAAGGGACATGTAGCTCTTCTTGCTGGGGCTGTTGGGATGATTTTGGCTAATGATGAAGAATCTGGCAATGGCATTCTTGCCGACGCTCATTTACTTCCTGCTGCACACATCATCTCTACAGATGGTCAAGCTGTCTTTTCCTACCTCAATTCTACCAA GGACCCTTGGGCGTATATCACCAATGTAAGGACAGAATTGGGAACAAAGCCAGCTCCATTTATGGCTTCTTTCTCATCCAGGGGGcctaatatccttgaagaatcaatcCTCAAG CCTGATATCACTGCTCCCGGTGTCAGTGTAATTGCTGCTTTCACTCTAGCAACAGGACCAACTGATGCAGCTTACGATAAGCGTAGGATTCCCTTCAACACTGAATCTGGCACTTCAATGTCATGCCCTCATGTTTCTGGAATTGTTGGCCTTCTAAAATCACTCCATCCAGATTGGAGTCCTGCTGCTATCAGATCGGCTATCATGACAACTG CAACGACAAGAGATAACAATGGGGATCCAATATTGGATTCGTCCAACACCAGGGCAACTCCATTTGCATACGGTGCAGGACATGTGCAGCCAAACCGTGCAGCAGATCCTGGTCTAGTTTATGATCTAACTGTTAATGATTTCTTGAACTATTTATGCAGCCGAGGCTATACTGCAAAAGGCCTGAAATTATTCACAGATAAGCCATACACTTGTCCAAAGTCATTCAGTTTGACAGACTTCAACTATCCTTCAATCTCAGCTATTAATCTTAATGACACCATAACAGTTACTCGAAGAGTTAAAAATGTTGGTTCTCCTGGCAAATACTATATCCATGTCAGGGAACCAACCGGAGTGTTAGTTTCGGTTACGCCTATCACCTTAGAGTTTAAGAAACTAGGTGAGGAGAAGACATTTAAGGTTACATTCAAACTTTCCCCGAAATGGAAGCTTAAAGATTATACATTTGGAATATTGACATGGTCCGATGGTAAGCACTTCGTCAGGAGTCCTCTGGTGGTGAGGCCTTACTGGAGTCATTGA
- the LOC133702940 gene encoding uncharacterized protein LOC133702940, with protein sequence MEVETREHKSQGALPAKPKFEPLKAHEMSDGRVQFRKVSVPPHRYSPLKKAWMEIYTPIYEQMKIDVRMNLKARKVELKTRSDTPDVSNLQKCADFVHAFMLGFDVIDAIALLRLDELYVESFEIKDVKTLRGEHLSRAIGRLSGKGGKTKFAIENATKTRIVIADTKIHILGSFQNIKVARDSLCSLILGSPAGKVYSKLRQVTARLAERF encoded by the coding sequence ATGGAAGTTGAAACCCGTGAACACAAGTCTCAGGGAGCTTTGCCTGCAAAGCCAAAGTTTGAGCCTTTGAAGGCTCATGAGATGTCTGATGGTCGAGTTCAGTTTAGAAAAGTCTCGGTTCCACCACACCGGTATTCACCTCTGAAGAAAGCATGGATGGAAATCTACACTCCAATATATGAGCAAATGAAGATTGATGTCCGTATGAACCTCAAAGCTAGGAAGGTTGAGTTGAAAACTAGATCAGACACGCCTGATGTTAGTAACCTGCAAAAGTGTGCTGATTTCGTGCATGCTTTTATGCTAGGTTTTGATGTGATAGATGCCATTGCTCTTTTGCGTTTGGACGAGCTATATGTTGAATCTTTTGAAATCAAAGATGTTAAAACTCTTCGAGGTGAGCATTTGTCTCGTGCCATTGGGAGACTGTCTGGTAAAGGTGGCAAAACAAAGTTTGCCATTGAGAACGCTACCAAGACAAGGATTGTGATTGCTGACACCAAGATTCACATATTAGGATCTTTTCAAAATATCAAAGTTGCAAGGGATTCTCTTTGCAGCCTCATTTTAGGGTCTCCTGCTGGAAAGGTATACTCAAAACTTAGACAAGTTACAGCTAGATTGGCTGAGAGATTCTGA
- the LOC133702919 gene encoding protein DNA-DAMAGE INDUCIBLE 1-like, whose amino-acid sequence MRITVMTADEQIISLEVDPHESVENLKALLEVETQVPLQQQQLLYNGREMRNNEKLSALGVKDEDLVMMVSNAAALSAPSNNLGLNPDGSAVNPGAFQQQLRNDSNAMAQLLQADPELAQVILGNDLNKLQDLLRQRHRQRSELRRQQEEEFALLEADPFDVEAQKKIEAAIRQKGIDENWAAALEYNPEAFARVIMLYVDMEVNGVPLKAFIDSGAQSTIISKSCAERCGLLRLLDQRYKGIAHGVGQSEILGRIHVAPIKIGNIFYPCSFMVLDSPNMEFLFGLDMLRKHQCIIDLKENVLRVGGGEVSVPFLQEKDIPPRFLDEERFSKEASSSGNPVTSGKTEKKNDPPAMGQSSGVARSSVTQGPDFEAKVAKLVELGFGREAVIQALKLFDGNEEQAAGFLFGG is encoded by the exons atGAGAATTACTGTAATGACAGCAGATGAACAGATCATATCTCTTGAAGTTGATCCTCATGAATCT GTTGAGAATTTGAAAGCTTTACTTGAAGTTGAG ACACAGGTGCCtctccagcagcagcagctgctaTATAATGGGAGGGAGATGAGAAATAATGAGAAATTGAGTGCATTAGGCGTTAAGGATGAGGATTTGGTCATGATGGTCTCTAATGCTGCTGCTCTTAG TGCCCCCTCCAATAATTTGGGCTTAAATCCTGATGGATCTGCTGTGAACCCTGGAGCTTTCCAGCAGCAACTTCGAAATGATTCTAATGCAATGGCTCAACTATTACAG GCTGATCCTGAACTTGCCCAAGTTATTCTTGGAAATGATCTCAACAAACTCCAGGACCTTCTAAGGCAACGCCATCGTCAAAGATCTGAATTACGTCGTCAACAAGAAGAGGAGTTT GCCCTCCTTGAAGCAGATCCCTTTGATGTAGAGGCGCAGAAGAAAATCGAAGCTGCCATTCGTCAG AAAGGAATCGATGAGAACTGGGCAGCGGCCTTGGAATACAACCCTGAAGCTTTTGCCAGAGTG ATTATGCTGTACGTTGATATGGAAGTTAATGGTGTCCCTTTAAAG gCATTCATTGATAGTGGTGCTCAGTccacaataatatcaaaaagcTGTGCTGAGCGATGTGG ATTGTTAAGACTTCTAGATCAACGTTATAAAGGCATTGCCCATGGAGTTGGACAATCAGAGATATTGGGTCGTATTCATGTAGCTCCAATCAAG ATTGGGAatatattttatccttgttcCTTCATGGTACTGGATTCTCCTAATATGGAATTCCTCTTTGGGCTTGATATGCTTCGCAAGCACCAG TGTATTATTGATCTAAAGGAGAATGTTCTGAGAGTGGGTGGTGGTGAAGTTTCTGTCCCATTTTTACAAG AAAAGGACATCCCACCTCGTTTTCTTGATGAAGAGAGGTTTTCAAAAGAAGCATCCAGCTCAGGAAACCCA GTGACATCAGGAAAAACGGAGAAGAAGAATGATCCACCGGCCATGGGTCAATCGTCAG GGGTTGCACGCAGCAGTGTGACACAG GGACCTGACTTTGAAGCCAAAGTTGCAAAGCTTGTTGAGCTGGGGTTTGGAAGAGAGGCAGTTATACAAgctcttaaattatttgatggaAATGAAGAACAGGCTGCTGGGTTTCTTTTTGGCGGCTGA